In Fibrobacter sp. UWH4, a single genomic region encodes these proteins:
- the nudC gene encoding NAD(+) diphosphatase, with protein sequence MIHEIYPHVFNNEFKVVDPKVTDLVIRYNGSKTLLKKAGDGYVIPQVGELLTLEGKTLANFEGHYLFSIDDTAFFLDDSKATVEAEAPAGYEYMGNRTFRGMNPVERMGGATAAHIAHWESLNKFCGKCGNVTIRGDHERSIICPKCGNVVYPRISPVVIVAVRNGDKLLMAHNIDNPNPRLFLISGFVEIGESLEQAVHREVMEEAGLRVKNIRYFGSQPWPFSDSLIAGFTAELDGDDTIHMQKEELSEALWVKREDIPEYETDVSISCCLIENFRRGFTISE encoded by the coding sequence ATGATTCACGAGATATATCCTCACGTATTCAATAACGAATTCAAAGTCGTTGACCCCAAGGTCACCGACCTTGTTATTCGCTACAATGGTTCCAAGACGCTCCTCAAGAAAGCAGGCGACGGCTATGTCATCCCGCAAGTAGGCGAACTCCTTACGCTTGAAGGCAAGACTCTCGCCAACTTCGAAGGTCATTACCTTTTCAGCATCGATGACACAGCCTTCTTTTTAGATGACAGCAAGGCGACCGTCGAAGCAGAAGCCCCTGCCGGCTATGAATACATGGGCAATCGAACCTTCCGCGGAATGAATCCGGTAGAACGCATGGGCGGCGCCACCGCTGCACACATCGCCCACTGGGAATCGCTGAACAAGTTCTGCGGCAAATGCGGCAACGTAACCATCCGCGGCGACCACGAACGCTCCATCATTTGTCCCAAATGCGGCAACGTCGTTTATCCGAGAATCTCTCCCGTCGTAATCGTAGCCGTGCGTAACGGCGATAAACTTCTGATGGCGCACAATATCGACAATCCGAACCCGAGGCTGTTCCTGATTTCCGGATTCGTGGAAATTGGCGAAAGCCTGGAGCAGGCCGTACACCGCGAAGTCATGGAAGAAGCGGGGCTCCGCGTGAAAAACATTCGCTACTTCGGTTCGCAGCCGTGGCCCTTCAGCGACTCCCTCATCGCGGGCTTTACCGCTGAACTCGACGGCGACGACACCATCCACATGCAAAAGGAAGAACTTTCCGAAGCCTTGTGGGTCAAGCGCGAAGACATTCCCGAATACGAAACCGATGTCAGCATCAGCTGCTGCCTCATCGAGAACTTCCGTCGCGGATTTACTATTAGCGAATAA
- a CDS encoding glycogen synthase, whose product MNILVVSPEAGNWYKTSPLATAVNRMTDAFASAGTKVITCSPFFKNMMVDVESYRCVHTGIERLQNKPYEIWVSDKDPLHTYIYNEEYFGRPYIYGPPQNAPYTDNHIRFAFLASAALAYAEDSHFECRAILGHEWGGALAGALAHTTYQNFSKIPFFFTVHNITYDFHIPSSEIEKIGLPRKDFNMDGYEFWGKVSLLKVGILYATKVLFPSPGYRDAMLNTNLPGGISGFLNRNSDKLIGVQFGVSYQVWDFNKENLPIKEAKTKARAHLQQQLGVNFDGKMILYVHLDEEAGNTSETLATILSDIARLDVFIIVGISSNNNEWNYYKDFAQQYPEVMCVQDLESDDDNTLQLRDTLAGSDALFAANLREPSSSIILKAMAAGTLPLTGRTVGVSTMLTSYALETAGEANAFLVDDANAPHQMLRAVKDAVNVYKTEIQDWDKCVVNAYSGFHYEWCRTISKYLLIFGELGL is encoded by the coding sequence ATGAATATTCTTGTCGTAAGCCCCGAAGCCGGAAACTGGTACAAGACCAGTCCGTTGGCCACCGCGGTCAACCGCATGACCGACGCTTTTGCGAGCGCCGGCACGAAAGTTATTACATGCTCGCCCTTTTTCAAGAATATGATGGTCGATGTCGAGAGCTACCGCTGTGTCCATACCGGCATCGAGAGACTCCAGAACAAGCCCTATGAGATCTGGGTATCAGACAAAGATCCGCTGCACACCTATATCTACAACGAAGAGTATTTCGGAAGGCCCTACATTTACGGACCACCCCAGAACGCCCCCTACACAGACAACCATATCCGGTTCGCCTTCCTGGCCTCGGCGGCTCTGGCCTACGCAGAAGACTCCCATTTCGAATGTCGAGCGATCCTCGGCCACGAATGGGGCGGCGCTCTCGCCGGTGCGCTCGCACACACCACCTACCAGAATTTCAGCAAGATTCCCTTCTTCTTCACCGTCCATAACATCACCTACGATTTCCATATTCCTTCGAGCGAAATCGAAAAGATCGGGCTTCCCCGCAAAGATTTCAATATGGACGGTTACGAATTCTGGGGCAAGGTCAGCCTTCTTAAGGTCGGCATTCTCTATGCGACCAAGGTACTGTTCCCATCGCCTGGTTACCGCGACGCCATGCTCAACACGAACCTCCCCGGCGGTATCAGCGGATTCCTGAACCGAAATTCAGACAAACTTATCGGAGTCCAGTTCGGCGTGAGCTATCAGGTCTGGGACTTCAACAAAGAAAATCTCCCTATCAAGGAAGCGAAGACCAAGGCAAGAGCGCACCTCCAACAGCAGTTGGGAGTCAATTTTGACGGCAAGATGATTCTTTACGTCCACCTAGACGAAGAAGCGGGCAACACCTCCGAAACACTTGCGACAATCCTATCGGATATTGCACGACTCGATGTGTTCATTATTGTCGGCATTTCTTCGAACAACAACGAGTGGAACTACTACAAGGACTTCGCGCAACAGTACCCCGAAGTCATGTGCGTCCAGGACCTCGAAAGCGACGACGACAACACGCTACAGCTCCGCGACACCCTCGCCGGATCCGACGCACTGTTTGCGGCAAACCTCCGCGAACCGTCGTCTTCGATTATCCTTAAGGCCATGGCCGCAGGAACACTTCCCCTGACAGGACGCACGGTCGGCGTTTCCACGATGCTTACCAGCTACGCCCTCGAAACCGCAGGCGAAGCAAATGCGTTCCTCGTAGACGACGCCAACGCCCCGCACCAGATGCTCCGAGCCGTGAAGGACGCGGTCAACGTCTACAAGACCGAAATACAGGACTGGGACAAGTGCGTGGTGAACGCCTACAGCGGATTCCACTACGAATGGTGCAGAACCATTTCCAAATACCTGCTCATATTCGGTGAACTTGGACTGTAA
- a CDS encoding DUF3298 domain-containing protein — MKKISLLLIFLLVAFACAGGFRDSVVVKRWIAGTRCNHHLTYLAIDYPVDGPSSVIEPIRDWIDSEVSCNGHIRSGRNPAKNCLECVAENDESLKANFEVEDASVLGNSYDSTWIVYRSQTKSTIAYEIRSSGYALVAAHGWYNSPTYVLLKGESRPLLYHDIFAFPKSAMIRYVGELARTEPSNQHDCGVKQGFSDFDWIFPTSRGLGFQWHTYAVNCGACGNVVLILPYEYFRGMFTKKFYEILPEFTK; from the coding sequence GTGAAAAAGATTTCTTTACTCCTAATTTTTTTGTTGGTTGCTTTTGCTTGCGCCGGCGGATTCCGCGATTCTGTTGTCGTGAAACGATGGATTGCTGGAACTCGATGCAATCATCATTTGACTTACCTAGCGATTGATTATCCTGTGGATGGTCCTTCTTCTGTCATAGAACCGATTCGTGACTGGATTGATTCTGAGGTATCCTGTAACGGCCATATCCGAAGTGGCAGGAATCCAGCGAAGAATTGCCTTGAATGTGTTGCCGAAAATGACGAAAGTCTGAAAGCCAATTTTGAGGTTGAAGATGCGTCTGTGTTGGGGAATAGCTATGATTCGACTTGGATTGTCTATAGGTCGCAGACGAAGAGTACGATTGCATACGAAATTCGGTCTTCGGGGTACGCGTTGGTGGCTGCCCATGGTTGGTATAATTCGCCGACATATGTTTTGTTGAAGGGGGAGTCCCGTCCTTTGCTGTATCACGATATTTTTGCGTTTCCCAAGAGTGCGATGATTCGCTATGTAGGAGAATTGGCACGGACGGAACCGAGTAATCAACACGATTGCGGTGTGAAACAGGGCTTCTCTGATTTTGACTGGATTTTCCCGACTTCAAGGGGGCTTGGTTTTCAGTGGCATACTTATGCGGTCAATTGTGGTGCGTGCGGAAATGTCGTGTTGATTTTGCCGTACGAGTATTTCCGCGGGATGTTTACGAAAAAATTCTACGAAATCCTGCCGGAATTTACGAAATAA
- a CDS encoding HAD-IIA family hydrolase, whose protein sequence is MTQFETEIYLRYRQIIESQGVGTSVLAGGESPAPRCTHMEDLLDRYDAFCFDGYGTLYNRGSFVYEGAQDWYTMLRAAGKEMRLITNAASDVDSVLAADAGKRGFAFSEAETISSGSLLKDLCAELRGRGKAVREVYYIGRETGKHVLESCGIKAVAPAAEPVEPIVAISSAKDTPETYAQAVKILKRPGSMLLVLNSDAWAPKIPDDDGVTVREPVSGALSERLRRDSMCEANGGDGCETYYLGKPFPAIWEKVKRSLPEGSRVLMVGDTLGTDVLGARVAGFDCALVVGRNVPAEELETDEKALGIRPDWYL, encoded by the coding sequence ATGACCCAATTCGAAACGGAAATCTACCTGCGGTATAGGCAAATTATTGAATCGCAGGGTGTGGGAACGAGTGTGCTCGCAGGGGGCGAGTCACCTGCGCCGCGCTGCACGCACATGGAAGATTTGCTGGACCGCTACGACGCGTTCTGCTTTGATGGGTATGGTACGCTTTATAACCGCGGGAGCTTTGTTTACGAGGGGGCGCAGGATTGGTATACAATGCTGCGTGCCGCGGGCAAGGAGATGCGCCTGATTACGAATGCTGCCTCCGATGTGGATTCGGTGCTTGCGGCCGATGCGGGCAAGCGAGGCTTCGCGTTTAGCGAGGCCGAGACGATTTCTTCGGGAAGTTTGCTCAAGGATTTGTGCGCTGAATTGCGCGGTCGTGGCAAGGCGGTGCGCGAAGTCTATTACATCGGGCGTGAAACGGGAAAGCATGTGCTTGAAAGTTGCGGCATTAAAGCGGTAGCTCCGGCTGCAGAACCGGTAGAACCGATTGTGGCAATTTCGTCGGCGAAGGATACGCCTGAAACATACGCACAGGCGGTCAAGATTTTAAAGCGCCCGGGCTCGATGCTCTTGGTGCTGAATTCTGATGCGTGGGCGCCGAAGATTCCTGATGACGATGGCGTGACGGTTCGCGAACCGGTATCGGGCGCTTTGAGTGAGCGCCTGCGTCGCGATTCCATGTGCGAGGCAAATGGGGGTGATGGCTGCGAGACTTATTATTTAGGTAAGCCGTTCCCGGCGATTTGGGAAAAGGTCAAGCGGAGCTTGCCTGAAGGTTCGCGCGTGCTGATGGTGGGCGATACCTTGGGTACGGATGTGCTAGGGGCTCGTGTGGCTGGGTTTGACTGCGCCCTGGTGGTGGGCCGGAATGTGCCGGCGGAAGAACTTGAGACGGATGAAAAGGCCTTAGGAATTAGGCCGGACTGGTATTTGTGA
- the speA gene encoding biosynthetic arginine decarboxylase, which produces MKKWRIDDSRDLYNVKGWGVNFFDINEKGHATVHPLKEGGPDIDLYELVQELSLRDVSTPMLLRFPDILDSRIEKINECFNKARKEYGFNGSYYSIFPIKVNQQRAVLEEIVSHGKKYNIGLEAGSKPELHAVLANMDNPDSLIICNGYKDEDFIELALLAQKMGKKIFVVVEKMNELHLVVELSRRIGVRPNIGIRIKLASSGSGKWEESGGYHSKFGLNSSELLEALDYIKQEKMEDCMKLIHFHLGSQITNIRHIKSGLREVSQFYVQIKKMGMGLEFVDVGGGLGVDYDGTRSSNASSVNYSIQEYANDVVYAMFEACENGGVAHPNIIAESGRALAAHHSILVFNVLETAGQAFFDENIHEIDDNAPDALKDLYGIYKGLTPKNLLESWHDAIQLNDDVLNGFKVGDYDLPTRAMCERLFWSIVRKVDLLAKDLRHPPYELSELPRLLAQKYFCNFSLFQSLPDSWGVDQVFPLMPIQRLNEEPTVETTIQDVTCDSDGKIDMFVRGGDVSRTLPLHELRNNEPYYIAVYLVGAYQEILGDLHNLFGDTNAVHIVCNDKGGYEIDKIIDGESVEDVLDYVNFSDKALVRTMENWVSRSVKEGKISLQEGKEFLNIYRGGLYGYTYLE; this is translated from the coding sequence ATGAAAAAATGGCGCATTGACGATTCCCGCGACTTGTACAACGTCAAGGGTTGGGGCGTAAACTTCTTCGACATCAACGAAAAAGGACACGCAACGGTTCACCCGCTCAAGGAAGGCGGCCCGGACATCGACCTGTACGAACTCGTGCAGGAACTTTCGCTCCGCGATGTTTCAACTCCGATGCTGTTGCGTTTCCCGGATATCTTGGACAGTCGCATCGAGAAGATTAACGAGTGCTTCAACAAGGCCCGCAAGGAATACGGCTTTAACGGAAGCTACTACAGCATCTTCCCGATCAAGGTGAACCAGCAACGCGCCGTCTTGGAAGAAATCGTCAGCCACGGGAAAAAGTACAACATCGGTCTCGAAGCCGGTTCCAAGCCGGAACTGCATGCGGTGCTCGCGAACATGGACAATCCAGATTCGCTGATTATCTGCAACGGCTACAAGGACGAAGACTTTATCGAACTCGCGCTGCTTGCACAGAAGATGGGCAAGAAGATTTTCGTCGTCGTCGAAAAGATGAACGAACTCCACCTGGTGGTGGAACTGTCGCGCCGCATCGGCGTGCGCCCGAACATCGGTATCCGCATCAAGCTTGCCAGCTCCGGTAGCGGCAAGTGGGAAGAATCCGGCGGATACCACAGCAAGTTCGGCCTGAACAGTTCCGAATTGCTGGAAGCACTGGACTACATCAAGCAAGAGAAGATGGAAGACTGTATGAAGCTCATCCACTTCCACTTGGGTAGCCAGATTACCAACATTCGCCACATCAAGAGCGGCCTTCGCGAAGTCTCGCAGTTCTACGTGCAAATTAAGAAGATGGGCATGGGCCTTGAATTCGTAGACGTAGGCGGCGGTCTCGGCGTGGATTACGACGGCACCCGCAGTTCCAACGCAAGCTCGGTGAACTACTCCATTCAGGAATACGCGAACGACGTGGTGTACGCCATGTTCGAAGCTTGCGAAAACGGCGGCGTCGCTCACCCGAACATCATCGCAGAATCGGGCCGTGCACTTGCGGCACACCATTCCATCCTGGTATTCAACGTGCTTGAAACAGCCGGTCAGGCATTCTTCGACGAGAATATCCACGAAATCGATGACAATGCACCCGACGCACTGAAAGACCTTTACGGCATTTACAAGGGGCTCACCCCGAAGAATCTGCTGGAAAGCTGGCACGATGCCATTCAGCTGAACGATGACGTGCTCAACGGTTTCAAGGTCGGCGATTACGACTTGCCCACCCGCGCCATGTGCGAACGTCTGTTCTGGAGCATCGTGCGCAAGGTGGACCTGCTCGCAAAAGACTTGCGCCATCCGCCTTATGAACTCAGCGAACTTCCGCGCCTCTTGGCCCAGAAGTATTTCTGCAACTTTAGCTTGTTCCAGAGCCTGCCGGACAGCTGGGGCGTAGACCAGGTTTTCCCGCTCATGCCAATCCAGCGCCTGAACGAGGAACCCACAGTCGAGACGACCATCCAGGATGTCACTTGCGACTCTGACGGTAAAATCGATATGTTCGTGCGCGGTGGCGATGTCAGCCGCACACTTCCGCTGCATGAACTCAGGAACAATGAGCCGTACTACATCGCAGTCTACCTCGTGGGCGCCTACCAGGAAATCCTCGGTGACCTGCACAACCTCTTTGGCGACACCAACGCAGTCCACATCGTTTGCAACGACAAGGGCGGCTACGAAATCGACAAGATTATCGATGGCGAATCGGTGGAAGACGTACTCGATTACGTGAACTTCAGCGACAAGGCCCTTGTGCGCACCATGGAAAACTGGGTATCCCGCTCCGTGAAGGAAGGAAAGATTAGCCTGCAAGAAGGCAAGGAATTCCTGAACATCTACCGTGGCGGCCTATACGGTTACACGTATCTAGAGTAG
- a CDS encoding outer-membrane lipoprotein carrier protein LolA produces the protein MRYLLRLFAFVLFFAVMPVMSMTADEAMEKSKAWFKSGKAWDLSFRVQVFYVDSPEIASQDGKLLVAEGDRFVLEMAGIKFYSDGESLWQHNVEQKQVLIKAVEDLSSSLHPSELLFKYLNCKAKSISEGEFGGEKLWVLKLDPSKYAGQFTQMEVWLSKKDFSPKRLFTVDPSGNGSWYNIVNLKVMKKVSAEDFKYKPIKGVDEIDMR, from the coding sequence ATGCGGTATTTACTTCGTTTATTTGCGTTTGTTCTGTTTTTTGCTGTGATGCCGGTGATGTCGATGACCGCTGACGAGGCAATGGAAAAATCCAAGGCCTGGTTCAAGTCGGGCAAGGCGTGGGATCTCAGTTTCCGTGTGCAGGTGTTCTATGTGGATTCTCCGGAAATCGCTTCCCAGGACGGAAAGCTCCTGGTGGCCGAAGGGGATCGCTTTGTGCTGGAAATGGCGGGAATCAAGTTCTATAGCGACGGGGAAAGCCTCTGGCAGCACAATGTGGAACAGAAACAGGTGCTGATTAAGGCGGTGGAAGACCTGTCCAGTTCGCTGCATCCGTCGGAACTCCTGTTCAAGTATTTGAATTGTAAGGCGAAGTCTATTTCTGAAGGTGAATTTGGCGGCGAAAAACTGTGGGTGCTCAAGCTGGATCCGTCCAAGTATGCGGGACAGTTTACCCAGATGGAAGTATGGCTCTCGAAAAAGGATTTCTCTCCGAAGCGTCTGTTTACCGTGGATCCGTCGGGAAACGGTTCCTGGTACAACATCGTGAATCTTAAGGTGATGAAGAAGGTTTCGGCTGAAGATTTCAAGTATAAGCCAATTAAGGGTGTCGATGAAATCGACATGCGGTAA
- a CDS encoding saccharopine dehydrogenase family protein gives MARALIIGCGAVATVAIKKCCTCSEVFSEICIASRHRENCEKLAQELRPNTKTVITTAAVDADKAENVAKLIKEYKPDLVMNIALPYQDLAIMDACLECGVNYMDTANYEPENIDDPEWRKVYDKRCKEQGFSAYFDYSWQWAYKEKFEKAGLTALLGSGFDPGVSQAYCAYALKHQFDTIEEIDILDCNGGDHGYKFATNFNPEINLREVSAPGSYWDTDENGKGHWVEIPAMSIKREYVFDEVGKKDMYLLHHEEIESLAQNIRGVKRIRFFMTFGQSYLDHMRCLEDVGMLSTQPIKFQGQDIVPIQFLKALLPDPASLGPRTVGKTNIGCIFKGKKDGKDKTYYLYNVCDHQECYKELGSQAIAYTTGVPAMCGAMMVLTGKWNKPGVHTVEEFDPDPFMEALTKYGLPWKENFNPVLVD, from the coding sequence ATGGCAAGAGCTTTGATTATCGGTTGTGGCGCAGTCGCCACAGTTGCTATCAAAAAATGCTGCACCTGCAGCGAAGTTTTCAGCGAAATTTGCATCGCTAGCCGCCACCGCGAAAACTGCGAAAAGCTCGCTCAGGAACTGCGTCCGAATACGAAGACGGTCATCACGACAGCCGCCGTCGATGCAGACAAGGCCGAGAACGTTGCCAAGCTCATCAAGGAATACAAGCCCGACCTGGTCATGAACATTGCGCTTCCGTACCAGGACCTCGCCATCATGGACGCCTGCCTCGAATGCGGCGTGAACTACATGGACACGGCGAACTACGAACCCGAAAACATCGACGATCCGGAATGGCGCAAGGTCTACGACAAGCGTTGCAAGGAACAGGGTTTCAGCGCCTACTTCGATTACAGCTGGCAGTGGGCTTATAAGGAAAAGTTTGAAAAGGCCGGCCTCACGGCTCTGCTCGGTTCCGGTTTCGACCCGGGTGTTTCTCAGGCCTACTGCGCCTACGCCCTGAAGCACCAGTTCGACACCATCGAAGAAATCGACATCCTCGACTGCAACGGCGGCGATCACGGCTACAAGTTCGCCACCAACTTCAACCCCGAAATCAACCTCCGCGAAGTCTCTGCACCGGGCAGCTACTGGGACACCGACGAAAACGGCAAGGGTCACTGGGTTGAAATCCCGGCCATGAGCATCAAGCGCGAATACGTGTTTGACGAAGTGGGCAAGAAGGACATGTACCTGCTGCACCACGAAGAAATCGAATCCTTGGCCCAAAACATCCGGGGCGTAAAGCGCATCCGTTTCTTCATGACATTTGGCCAGAGCTACCTCGACCACATGCGCTGCCTCGAAGACGTGGGCATGCTCAGCACCCAGCCGATCAAGTTCCAGGGGCAGGACATCGTGCCTATCCAGTTCCTCAAGGCCCTGTTGCCGGACCCGGCAAGCCTCGGCCCTCGCACCGTGGGCAAGACCAACATCGGTTGTATCTTCAAGGGTAAAAAAGACGGCAAGGACAAGACCTACTACCTGTACAACGTTTGCGACCACCAGGAATGCTACAAGGAACTCGGCAGCCAGGCTATCGCCTACACCACTGGCGTTCCGGCCATGTGCGGCGCCATGATGGTGCTTACCGGCAAGTGGAACAAGCCGGGCGTACATACCGTGGAAGAATTCGACCCGGATCCGTTCATGGAAGCCCTCACCAAGTACGGCCTCCCGTGGAAAGAAAACTTTAACCCGGTGCTGGTGGATTAG